The proteins below come from a single Acidimicrobiia bacterium genomic window:
- a CDS encoding (d)CMP kinase — protein sequence MELTGYVVAIDGPGGSGKTTVARSVAMELELPHLDTGAFYRAATVAVLRAGIDCEDQEAVAALIRAVELRYDRGRMLLNEEDVSEAIRSEQTTLAVSAVSAVPEVRRLMVQAQRNWVAERGGSAVVEGRDIGSVVFPDAALKLFITARPEVRARRRAGEVAGDQELIEQDLARRDTIDSTRAVSPLQHAPDAIEVDTSDLSVDEVIARVLTLVAATR from the coding sequence ATGGAGCTAACCGGTTACGTGGTCGCCATCGATGGGCCGGGGGGCAGCGGTAAAACCACGGTCGCCCGGTCCGTTGCGATGGAATTGGAGCTGCCACATCTTGACACTGGCGCCTTCTACCGGGCGGCTACGGTGGCCGTCCTTCGGGCCGGGATCGATTGTGAAGATCAGGAGGCGGTGGCCGCGCTCATCCGGGCTGTTGAGCTGAGGTACGACCGGGGGCGAATGCTGCTCAACGAAGAAGACGTCTCCGAGGCTATTCGTAGCGAGCAAACGACGTTGGCAGTCTCAGCGGTGTCCGCGGTACCCGAGGTGCGGCGACTGATGGTGCAGGCTCAACGGAACTGGGTGGCTGAGCGGGGCGGATCGGCGGTCGTCGAGGGGCGTGACATCGGTAGCGTCGTGTTTCCCGACGCGGCGTTGAAACTGTTCATTACTGCCCGTCCCGAGGTAAGAGCCCGGCGTCGCGCCGGTGAGGTAGCCGGCGACCAGGAACTCATCGAACAAGACCTGGCGAGGCGTGACACGATCGATTCCACCAGGGCGGTTTCCCCGCTTCAGCACGCGCCCGATGCCATTGAAGTCGATACCAGTGACTTGTCGGTAGACGAAGTTATCGCCCGGGTACTCACATTGGTGGCAGCTACTCGCTGA